A window of the Gossypium hirsutum isolate 1008001.06 chromosome A05, Gossypium_hirsutum_v2.1, whole genome shotgun sequence genome harbors these coding sequences:
- the LOC121229010 gene encoding T-complex protein 1 subunit beta, producing the protein MAIEKILKDDASEEKGERARMASFVGAIAITDLVKTTLGPKGMDKILQSTGRGHEVTVTNDGATILKSLHIDNPAAKVLIDISKVQDDEVGDGTTSVVVLAGELLREAEKLVAAKIHPMTIISGYRMASECARNALLQRVVDNKENAEKFKSDLMKIARTTLSSKILSQDKEHFAQLAVDAVMRLKGSTNLEAIQIIKKPGGSLKDSFLDEGFILDKKIGLGQPKRIENAKILVANTAMDTDKVKIYGARVRVDSMSKVAEIEGAEKEKMREKVKKIMAHGINCFVNRQLIYNFPEELFADASILAIEHADFDGIERLALVTGGEIASTFDNPESVKLGHCKLIEEIMIGEDKLIHFSGVEMGQACTVVLRGASHHVLDEAERSLHDALCVLSQTVNDTRVLLGGGWPEMVMAKEVDELARKTPGKKSHAIEAFSRALVAIPTIIADNAGLDSADLVAQLRAEHHKEGCNAGIDVISGSVGDMAELGIAESFKVKQAVLLSATEAAEMILRVDEIITCAPRKREDRM; encoded by the exons ATGGCG ATTGAAAAAATTCTTAAAGATGACGCTAGTGAAGAGAAGGGGGAGCGTGCCAGAATG GCATCATTTGTTGGGGCAATTGCAATTACTGACTTGGTTAAGACAACCCTAGGGCCAAAAGGCATG gataaaattttgcaatcAACAGGCAGAGGACATGAAGTCACTGTTACTAATGATGGAGCTACCATCTTAAAGTCCTTGCATATCGACAACCCTGCTGCAAAAGTTTTAATTG ACATCTCCAAAGTTCAAGATGATGAAGTTGGTGATGGGACAACGTCTGTTGTTGTTTTGGCTGGAGAACTTTTAAGGGAGGCCGAAAAGCTAGTGGCTGCGAAGATTCATCCCATGACTATAATATCAG GTTACCGAATGGCATCTGAATGTGCTCGTAATGCTTTGTTGCAGAGGGTTGTGGATAACAAAGAGAATGCAG AGAAATTCAAGTCAGACTTGATGAAAATTGCAAGGACCACTTTGAGTTCTAAAATTCTTTCTCAGGATAAAGAACATTTTGCACAACTGGCTGTGGATGCTGTTATGAGGTTAAAG GGGAGCACAAATTTAGAGGCTATCCAAATTATCAAGAAGCCTGGGGGATCCTTGAAGGATTCTTTCTTAGATGAAGG ATTCATTCTCGACAAGAAAATAGGGCTTGGACAGCCAAAACGGATAGAAAATGCTAAGATTTTGGTTGCAAATACTGCAATGGATACTGACAAAGTAAAGATATATGGTGCACGTGTTCGTGTTGATTCAATGTCTAAGGTTGCTGAAATTGAAGGGGCTGAGAAGGAAAAGATGAGAGAAAAGGTGAAAAAGATCATGGCACATGGGATTAACTGCTTCGTTAACAGGCAGTTGATCTACAATTTCCCTGAAGAACTCTTTGCCGATGCAAGCATACTTGCAATCGAGCATGCTGATTTTGATGGGATAGAGCGTCTGGCTTTGGTAACAGGTGGGGAAATTGCTTCAACCTTTGACAACCCAGAGTCTGTTAAGCTTGGACATTGCAAGCTTATTGAAGAGATTATGATTGGTGAGGACAAGTTAATTCACTTTTCTGGTGTTGAAATGGGTCAGGCTTGTACTGTTGTGTTGAGAGGTGCAAG CCATCATGTGCTGGACGAAGCTGAAAGGTCTCTGCATGATGCCTTGTGCGTACTGTCTCAGACAGTTAATGACACTAGGGTATTGCTTGGAGGTGGATGGCCTGAGATGGTAATGGCAAAGGAAGTGGATGAGCTAGCACGCAAGACTCCTGGGAAGAAATCTCATGCTATTGAAGCTTTCTCGAGGGCACTTGTAGCCATCCCGACAATTATTGCTGACAATGCAGGTCTGGACAGTGCAGATTTGGTGGCCCAGCTTCGTGCGGAGCACCACAAGGAGGGATGCAATGCAGGGATTGATGTCATCTCTGGATCT GTAGGAGATATGGCTGAGCTAGGAATCGCTGAATCCTTCAAAGTCAAGCAAGCTGTATTGCTCTCTGCAACTGAGGCTGCTGAGATGATACTTAGGGTCGATGAAATCATTACATGTGCTCCAAGGAAGAGAGAAGACAGAATGTAA
- the LOC107957621 gene encoding ubiquitin-like domain-containing protein CIP73 isoform X2 yields the protein MADQHSNEGSSMGSTSGESSDSLVELKIKTLDSQIFSFLVDKNTPVSSFKEKIARELGVPVGRQRLIFRGKVLKDDHLLFEYHVENGHTLHLVERQPAQSQPSSDASSGEADGNNSNRGNDAASGIPRNRVGQISHSVVLGTFNVGDQGDGSAPDLSRVIGAVLNSFGVGGQSTTNGTITQSSTSAPQGNETNGVRGGGGNQQGNQTQSAPSFPGQSFQVAHQVMPIPLTAAQPIPDSLNALLEFMNRMEMHSPNGYQPHTSTTNTRDQPRVALPSDARGLPTPEALSIVIRNAVRLLNSHAIGALTHIAERLEQERDSSDPTVRGQIQTESAQAGLTMQHLGSLLLELGRTILTLRMGNSPAESSVNAGPAVYISPSGPNPIMVQPFPLQTRSLFSGSHSPSNSLTVGPVGVGNAPRHINIHIHPGTALSPVVSAVGNRTNNGEGRQGERGNNAGSGSMRVLPVRNTVASAPQARATAAMSSAAQSPPTESSLSSMVAEINSRIRDLVSMQGDNQDASGSQQPNNMVASGAEDSTVALPANLETEELKSQPEHAEGRHDNTESGESSQDISLGTVGCPPSSSGEPLVKLEDPSGSAPRSSEENAKPVPLGLGLGGLERKRRVKPTKSSIAGVNGTASSSLDHNLSARTAGQQILQSLASQSSSLSRVDSSSGNQGVLGSRLSGGQGSDDQLAAANAVSQVLQSPALNGLLAGISQQTGAGSPDDFRNMLQQLTQSPQIMNTVSQLAQQVDSQDIGNMFSGFVGGQGGGIDLSRMVQQMMPIVSQALGCGSSATPSFPAVESKSQDDIQQIAQRIEQSNVPDDVFHAVAENAVQVYGNGRNAEELLNELCGNEGLAKDYTEMLKQDLRQRFQDKSEKDKF from the exons ATGTTGAGAATGGGCATACATTGCACTTAGTTGAAAGGCAGCCTGCCCAATCACAGCCTTCATCTGATGCAAGTTCAGGAGAGGCAGATGGAAATAACAGTAATAGAG GAAATGATGCTGCTTCGGGCATCCCTCGTAATCGAGTCGGGCAGATTTCGCACAGTGTGGTTCTTGGGACCTTTAATGTTGGAGATCAAGGTGATGGCAGTGCTCCAGACCTTAGTCGG GTTATTGGGGCAGTTTTAAATTCTTTTGGAGTTGGAGGCCAGTCTACTACTAATGGTACCATTACACAGTCTTCAACCTCT GCTCCTCAAGGGAATGAAACAAATGGAGTGCGTGGTGGTGGAGGGAACCAACAAGGAAATCAGACACAATCTGCGCCATCATTTCCTGGTCAATCCTTTCAGGTTGCTCATCAAGTTATGCCAATTCCTCTGACTGCAGCACAA CCAATTCCTGATTCCTTAAATGCTCTCTTGGAATTTATGAACCGCATGGAGATGCATTCTCCAAATG GCTATCAGCCACACACATCTACAACTAACACAAGGGACCAACCAAGGGTAGCATTACCATCTGATGCACGAGGTCTGCCGACACCTGAAGCATTGAGCATTGTAATTCGAAATGCAGTACGGCTTCTCAACAGTCATGCTATTGGTGCATTGACT CATATTGCAGAACGTTTAGAGCAAGAGAGGGATTCTTCTGATCCTACAGTGAGGGGGCAAATTCAAACAGAATCAGCACAAGCAGGTCTTACAATGCAGCACTTAGGTTCCCTTCTTTTAGAGCTTGGCCGAACCATATTGACGCTGCGTATGGGAAATTCTCCT GCAGAATCTTCAGTTAATGCTGGACCTGCAGTTTATATATCTCCTTCAGGGCCGAATCCTATAATGGTTCAG CCTTTTCCCCTTCAAACCAGATCCCTCTTTAGTGGTTCCCATTCTCCATCAAATTCTCTGACTGTAGGTCCTGTTGGTGTTGGAAACGCTCCACGGCACATAAACATCCATATACATCCTG GTACTGCACTGTCACCGGTGGTTTCAGCTGTTGGTAATAGAACAAACAACGGGGAAGGGAGGCAAGGGGAACGTGGTAATAATGCTGGTTCTGGTTCAATGCGGGTTCTTCCTGTGCGGAACACTGTTGCTTCTGCTCCCCAAGCACGTGCCACTGCTGCAATGTCCAGTGCTGCACAATCTCCTCCCACCGAGTCTTCACTATCCTCTATGGTTGCTGAAATCAATTCAAGAATTAGAGACTTAGTTAGTATGCAGGGAGATAACCAGGATGCGTCAG GTAGTCAGCAGCCTAATAATATGGTTGCTAGTGGAGCTGAGGATTCTACTGTTGCTCTACCAGCAAACCTTGAAACTGAAGAACTGAAG TCACAACCTGAACATGCTGAAGGAAGACATGATAATACTGAGAGTGGTGAGAGTTCACAGGATATATCACTTGGCACAGTTGGATGCCCTCCTAGTTCAAGTGGAGAACCTTTGGTGAAGTTGGAAGATCCATCAGGAAGTGCTCCTAGATCCAGTGAGGAAAATGCCAAACCTGTACCACTTGGATTGGGGTTGGGGGGTTTGGAACGCAAG AGACGAGTCAAACCAACAAAATCTTCAATTGCCGGTGTTAATGGAACAGCTAGTTCTTCACTTGATCACAATCTGAGTGCTAGAACGGCTGGTCAACAGATTTTGCAGTCACTTGCTTCTCAGAGCTCTTCTCTGAGTAGGGTAGATTCTTCCTCAGGTAATCAAGGTGTTCTGGGTAGTAGATTATCAGGAGGGCAGGGTTCAGATGATCAATTAGCTGCTGCTAATGCTGTCTCACAAGTTCTTCAAAGTCCTGCGTTGAATGGCCTATTGGCGGGGATTTCTCAGCAAACTGGTGCTGGTTCTCCAGATGATTTTAGGAATATGTTGCAGCAACTGACTCAAAGTCCGCAAATCATGAACACTGTTAGTCAACTAGCTCAGCAGGTTGATAGCCAGGATATTGGAAACATGTTTTCAGGTTTCGTAGGAGGCCAAGGTGGTGGTATTGATCTGTCACGGATGGTCCAACAAATGATGCCCATTGTTTCTCAGGCGCTTGGTTGTGGGTCATCTGCAACTCCATCCTTCCCTGCTGTAGAATCTAAATCACAG GATGACATTCAACAAATTGCTCAGAGGATCGAGCAGTCTAATGTACCAGATGACGTCTTCCATGCTGTTGCCGAAAATGCAGTTCAGGTATATGGCAATGGGAGGAATGCTGAAGAACTTCTAAATGAGTTGTGTGGTAATGAAGGTCTTGCCAAG GATTACACAGAGATGCTAAAGCAGGACTTGCGTCAAAGGTTTCAGGATAAATCTGAGAAGGATAAGTTCTAG
- the LOC107957621 gene encoding large proline-rich protein BAG6 isoform X1, with protein sequence MADQHSNEGSSMGSTSGESSDSLVELKIKTLDSQIFSFLVDKNTPVSSFKEKIARELGVPVGRQRLIFRGKVLKDDHLLFEYHVENGHTLHLVERQPAQSQPSSDASSGEADGNNSNRGNDAASGIPRNRVGQISHSVVLGTFNVGDQGDGSAPDLSRVIGAVLNSFGVGGQSTTNGTITQSSTSAPQGNETNGVRGGGGNQQGNQTQSAPSFPGQSFQVAHQVMPIPLTAAQVSIPSLNTPIPDSLNALLEFMNRMEMHSPNGYQPHTSTTNTRDQPRVALPSDARGLPTPEALSIVIRNAVRLLNSHAIGALTHIAERLEQERDSSDPTVRGQIQTESAQAGLTMQHLGSLLLELGRTILTLRMGNSPAESSVNAGPAVYISPSGPNPIMVQPFPLQTRSLFSGSHSPSNSLTVGPVGVGNAPRHINIHIHPGTALSPVVSAVGNRTNNGEGRQGERGNNAGSGSMRVLPVRNTVASAPQARATAAMSSAAQSPPTESSLSSMVAEINSRIRDLVSMQGDNQDASGSQQPNNMVASGAEDSTVALPANLETEELKSQPEHAEGRHDNTESGESSQDISLGTVGCPPSSSGEPLVKLEDPSGSAPRSSEENAKPVPLGLGLGGLERKRRVKPTKSSIAGVNGTASSSLDHNLSARTAGQQILQSLASQSSSLSRVDSSSGNQGVLGSRLSGGQGSDDQLAAANAVSQVLQSPALNGLLAGISQQTGAGSPDDFRNMLQQLTQSPQIMNTVSQLAQQVDSQDIGNMFSGFVGGQGGGIDLSRMVQQMMPIVSQALGCGSSATPSFPAVESKSQDDIQQIAQRIEQSNVPDDVFHAVAENAVQVYGNGRNAEELLNELCGNEGLAKDYTEMLKQDLRQRFQDKSEKDKF encoded by the exons ATGTTGAGAATGGGCATACATTGCACTTAGTTGAAAGGCAGCCTGCCCAATCACAGCCTTCATCTGATGCAAGTTCAGGAGAGGCAGATGGAAATAACAGTAATAGAG GAAATGATGCTGCTTCGGGCATCCCTCGTAATCGAGTCGGGCAGATTTCGCACAGTGTGGTTCTTGGGACCTTTAATGTTGGAGATCAAGGTGATGGCAGTGCTCCAGACCTTAGTCGG GTTATTGGGGCAGTTTTAAATTCTTTTGGAGTTGGAGGCCAGTCTACTACTAATGGTACCATTACACAGTCTTCAACCTCT GCTCCTCAAGGGAATGAAACAAATGGAGTGCGTGGTGGTGGAGGGAACCAACAAGGAAATCAGACACAATCTGCGCCATCATTTCCTGGTCAATCCTTTCAGGTTGCTCATCAAGTTATGCCAATTCCTCTGACTGCAGCACAAGTATCTATTCCATCCCTTAATACG CCAATTCCTGATTCCTTAAATGCTCTCTTGGAATTTATGAACCGCATGGAGATGCATTCTCCAAATG GCTATCAGCCACACACATCTACAACTAACACAAGGGACCAACCAAGGGTAGCATTACCATCTGATGCACGAGGTCTGCCGACACCTGAAGCATTGAGCATTGTAATTCGAAATGCAGTACGGCTTCTCAACAGTCATGCTATTGGTGCATTGACT CATATTGCAGAACGTTTAGAGCAAGAGAGGGATTCTTCTGATCCTACAGTGAGGGGGCAAATTCAAACAGAATCAGCACAAGCAGGTCTTACAATGCAGCACTTAGGTTCCCTTCTTTTAGAGCTTGGCCGAACCATATTGACGCTGCGTATGGGAAATTCTCCT GCAGAATCTTCAGTTAATGCTGGACCTGCAGTTTATATATCTCCTTCAGGGCCGAATCCTATAATGGTTCAG CCTTTTCCCCTTCAAACCAGATCCCTCTTTAGTGGTTCCCATTCTCCATCAAATTCTCTGACTGTAGGTCCTGTTGGTGTTGGAAACGCTCCACGGCACATAAACATCCATATACATCCTG GTACTGCACTGTCACCGGTGGTTTCAGCTGTTGGTAATAGAACAAACAACGGGGAAGGGAGGCAAGGGGAACGTGGTAATAATGCTGGTTCTGGTTCAATGCGGGTTCTTCCTGTGCGGAACACTGTTGCTTCTGCTCCCCAAGCACGTGCCACTGCTGCAATGTCCAGTGCTGCACAATCTCCTCCCACCGAGTCTTCACTATCCTCTATGGTTGCTGAAATCAATTCAAGAATTAGAGACTTAGTTAGTATGCAGGGAGATAACCAGGATGCGTCAG GTAGTCAGCAGCCTAATAATATGGTTGCTAGTGGAGCTGAGGATTCTACTGTTGCTCTACCAGCAAACCTTGAAACTGAAGAACTGAAG TCACAACCTGAACATGCTGAAGGAAGACATGATAATACTGAGAGTGGTGAGAGTTCACAGGATATATCACTTGGCACAGTTGGATGCCCTCCTAGTTCAAGTGGAGAACCTTTGGTGAAGTTGGAAGATCCATCAGGAAGTGCTCCTAGATCCAGTGAGGAAAATGCCAAACCTGTACCACTTGGATTGGGGTTGGGGGGTTTGGAACGCAAG AGACGAGTCAAACCAACAAAATCTTCAATTGCCGGTGTTAATGGAACAGCTAGTTCTTCACTTGATCACAATCTGAGTGCTAGAACGGCTGGTCAACAGATTTTGCAGTCACTTGCTTCTCAGAGCTCTTCTCTGAGTAGGGTAGATTCTTCCTCAGGTAATCAAGGTGTTCTGGGTAGTAGATTATCAGGAGGGCAGGGTTCAGATGATCAATTAGCTGCTGCTAATGCTGTCTCACAAGTTCTTCAAAGTCCTGCGTTGAATGGCCTATTGGCGGGGATTTCTCAGCAAACTGGTGCTGGTTCTCCAGATGATTTTAGGAATATGTTGCAGCAACTGACTCAAAGTCCGCAAATCATGAACACTGTTAGTCAACTAGCTCAGCAGGTTGATAGCCAGGATATTGGAAACATGTTTTCAGGTTTCGTAGGAGGCCAAGGTGGTGGTATTGATCTGTCACGGATGGTCCAACAAATGATGCCCATTGTTTCTCAGGCGCTTGGTTGTGGGTCATCTGCAACTCCATCCTTCCCTGCTGTAGAATCTAAATCACAG GATGACATTCAACAAATTGCTCAGAGGATCGAGCAGTCTAATGTACCAGATGACGTCTTCCATGCTGTTGCCGAAAATGCAGTTCAGGTATATGGCAATGGGAGGAATGCTGAAGAACTTCTAAATGAGTTGTGTGGTAATGAAGGTCTTGCCAAG GATTACACAGAGATGCTAAAGCAGGACTTGCGTCAAAGGTTTCAGGATAAATCTGAGAAGGATAAGTTCTAG
- the LOC121229009 gene encoding L-ascorbate oxidase homolog — protein MPLHSAVALFYAAASLFAIVGAEDPYRFYSWNVTYGDIYPLGVRQTGLLINGQFPGPDIHSVTNDNLIINVYNNLNESFLLSWNGVQQRRNSYEDGVYGTTCPIPPGKNFTYMLQVKDQIGSFYYYPSLGFHKAAGGFGGIRILSRPRIPVPFPDPAGDYTVLIGDWYKSNHTVLQAHLDGGKKLPFPDGVLINGRGPGGASFNVEQGKTYRLRISNVGLQNSLNFRIQNHRLTLVEVEGTHTLQTTYSSIDLHLGQSCSVLFTADQPAQDYYIVASTRFTNPVLTTTATLRYSNSAGPVSGPPPGGPTIQIDWSLNQARSIRTNLTASGPRPNPQGSYHYGLINTTRTIRLANSAGQVNGKQRYAVNSVSFVLPDTPLKLADYFKIGGVFRPGSISDNPYGGGIYLDTSVLNADYRAFVEIVFENTENIIQSWHLNGYSFFVVGMDGGQWTAASRNGYNLRDAVARCTTQVYPKSWTAIYVALDNVGIWNLRSEYWARQYLGQQLYLRVYTDSTSLRDEYPIPKNALLCGRAAGRSTRPL, from the exons ATGCCGCTTCACTCGGCGGTAGCATTGTTTTATGCCGCCGCTTCTCTTTTCGCCATTGTTGGCGCCGAAGATCCCTATAGGTTCTACAGCTGGAATGTTACGTACGGTGACATTTACCCTCTTGGCGTTCGTCAAACG GGTCTTCTCATAAATGGGCAATTCCCAGGCCCTGATATTCACTCTGTTACCAACGACAACCTCATCATCAACGTCTATAACAACTTAAACGAATCTTTTCTCCTCTCCTG gaatggagtCCAACAAAGGAGGAACTCGTATGAAGACGGCGTGTATGGCACAACCTGCCCTATTCCACCAGGAAAGAACTTCACATACATGCTTCAGGTGAAGGATCAAATAGGGAGTTTCTATTACTACCCATCACTTGGATTCCACAAGGCAGCTGGTGGTTTTGGAGGGATCAGGATCCTTAGTCGCCCACGAATCCCAGTCCCCTTCCCTGACCCAGCCGGGGATTACACTGTGCTCATTGGCGATTGGTACAAGTCCAATCACACG GTTTTGCAAGCTCATCTGGATGGTGGTAAGAAGCTTCCTTTCCCTGATGGAGTCCTTATCAATGGTCGTGGACCTGGTGGTGCCTCCTTCAATGTTGAACAAG GCAAAACCTACAGGCTTAGGATATCAAATGTTGGACtgcaaaattctctcaatttccgCATCCAAAACCACAGGTTGACGTTGGTTGAAGTGGAGGGAACACACACCCTGCAAACGACCTACTCTTCCATCGACCTTCACCTAGGCCAATCGTGCTCCGTTTTATTCACAGCTGATCAGCCTGCACAAGACTATTACATTGTTGCCTCTACTCGCTTCACCAACCCCGTTCTCACCACGACTGCGACCCTACGTTACAGTAATTCTGCTGGCCCTGTCTCTGGTCCTCCTCCTGGTGGACCCACCATCCAAATCGACTGGTCTTTGAACCAGGCACGCTCTATCAGGACTAACCTTACAGCGAGTGGACCAAGGCCTAACCCTCAGGGCTCCTATCACTATGGTCTCATTAATACAACCAGAACCATCAGGCTTGCAAACTCTGCGGGACAAGTTAATGGGAAGCAAAGATATGCAGTTAACAGTGTTTCCTTTGTTCTGCCAGACACTCCTTTGAAACTTGCCGACTATTTCAAAATTGGAGGAGTCTTCCGGCCTGGGAGCATATCAGATAATCCTTATGGTGGAGGGATATACCTTGACACTTCAGTTCTGAATGCTGATTATAGGGCTTTTGTTGAGATTGTATTTGAGAACACTGAGAACATCATACAGAGCTGGCATCTCAATGGCTACTCTTTCTTTGTCGTTGG TATGGACGGAGGGCAATGGACAGCAGCTAGTAGGAACGGATACAATCTACGTGATGCAGTTGCACGTTGTACTACTCAG GTGTATCCAAAATCATGGACAGCCATATATGTGGCACTTGACAACGTAGGGATCTGGAACTTGAGGTCTGAGTACTGGGCAAGACAGTACCTTGGGCAACAGCTTTACTTGCGTGTATACACAGATTCAACATCTCTCAGGGATGAATACCCCATCCCCAAGAATGCTCTCCTCTGCGGTAGGGCAGCTGGCCGAAGCACCCGACCGCTCTAA